A section of the Prochlorococcus sp. MIT 1341 genome encodes:
- a CDS encoding DUF938 domain-containing protein produces MDERIFFPATERNRGPIGEVLSKILPSNGFVLEIASGSGEHGVTFQERFPNIHWQTSDPDPSYRKSISAWIKHQALIAKMPQPLDLDVQKRPWPLTHEFRSSLKAIVCINMIHISPWGCTQALFEESGNLLKEDQWLMLYGPFKRNGEHTNESNARFDQSLKVQNPTWGVRDLDVVSEVGIKNGFENHDVFEMPANNLSVIFQKR; encoded by the coding sequence ATGGACGAAAGAATCTTTTTTCCGGCAACTGAACGAAACAGAGGCCCCATAGGAGAGGTCCTTTCGAAAATCCTTCCTTCAAATGGATTTGTTCTAGAAATAGCTAGTGGTAGTGGAGAGCATGGAGTGACATTTCAAGAACGCTTTCCCAACATTCATTGGCAAACAAGTGATCCGGATCCCTCCTATAGAAAAAGTATTAGCGCGTGGATTAAGCATCAAGCATTGATTGCCAAGATGCCCCAACCATTAGATCTGGATGTTCAAAAAAGACCTTGGCCCCTAACTCACGAATTTCGATCGTCTCTTAAAGCCATCGTCTGTATCAATATGATCCATATATCTCCATGGGGTTGTACACAAGCGTTGTTTGAAGAATCTGGGAACCTCTTAAAGGAGGATCAATGGTTGATGTTATATGGACCTTTCAAAAGGAATGGTGAACACACTAATGAAAGCAATGCGCGATTTGACCAGTCACTAAAGGTACAAAACCCAACTTGGGGTGTTCGGGATTTAGATGTGGTCAGTGAAGTAGGAATAAAGAACGGATTTGAGAACCATGATGTTTTTGAAATGCCTGCCAATAACCTGTCTGTCATTTTTCAGAAGCGATAG
- a CDS encoding dienelactone hydrolase family protein, whose product MAGRWVVIDGGQVPLRCWWGNPNKGNQNVVLILPEVFGINSWVRSVVDRLEEKGIASLAMPLFARTAPELDLGYSEGDLIEGRRHKELTTTEQILADASAAIAWLKQQNQQSKITVVGFCFGGHAALITSTLPTVSSTFDFYGAGVSISRPGGGSPSLELLPTVSGELTCLCGTSDPLIPLSDRTSIQEALRKEDPEGSRMTYIEVESADHGFMCEQRSSFNAEASELGWGLLLEKLNA is encoded by the coding sequence ATGGCAGGAAGATGGGTAGTAATCGATGGTGGTCAAGTTCCCTTGCGCTGCTGGTGGGGCAACCCAAATAAAGGTAATCAAAATGTTGTATTGATTTTGCCTGAGGTCTTTGGAATTAATAGCTGGGTTCGCTCTGTTGTTGATCGATTAGAGGAGAAAGGTATCGCTTCTTTGGCGATGCCTCTTTTTGCTCGTACAGCTCCAGAATTGGATCTTGGCTATAGCGAAGGCGATTTGATTGAAGGACGACGACACAAAGAACTCACTACTACTGAGCAGATTCTTGCCGATGCTTCTGCAGCAATTGCTTGGTTAAAACAGCAAAATCAACAATCAAAGATCACGGTCGTTGGATTTTGTTTTGGTGGTCATGCTGCACTGATTACTTCAACACTCCCAACAGTCAGCTCCACTTTTGACTTTTATGGTGCAGGCGTGAGTATCAGTCGGCCTGGTGGTGGTTCGCCCAGCTTGGAATTACTCCCAACTGTTTCAGGAGAATTGACTTGTCTATGTGGCACCTCTGATCCTCTAATTCCCCTATCTGATCGAACCTCAATACAAGAAGCCTTGAGGAAAGAAGATCCAGAAGGGAGCCGAATGACCTATATCGAAGTTGAGTCTGCCGATCACGGATTTATGTGTGAGCAACGCTCAAGTTTTAATGCCGAGGCTTCTGAACTTGGTTGGGGTTTACTTCTAGAGAAGCTGAATGCTTAG
- a CDS encoding DUF3303 domain-containing protein produces MQHHLIAWEFPTVEGAWSSSPCFADYINSGAPGDKFDGFELKYRVCEPISGSGVAIAIATDIGKVWAHLGPWIKEYGIQFEVKAVVSDAEFASMWPGVSVAASVE; encoded by the coding sequence ATGCAGCACCATCTAATCGCGTGGGAGTTTCCAACAGTTGAAGGTGCATGGTCTTCTTCTCCATGCTTCGCCGACTACATCAACTCTGGTGCTCCTGGAGACAAGTTCGATGGCTTTGAGCTGAAGTATCGAGTTTGCGAACCCATCAGCGGCAGCGGTGTTGCAATAGCAATAGCTACTGATATCGGCAAAGTCTGGGCTCATCTTGGACCTTGGATCAAGGAGTACGGCATCCAGTTTGAGGTCAAAGCTGTTGTATCAGATGCAGAATTTGCCTCTATGTGGCCAGGAGTTTCTGTTGCAGCATCTGTCGAATGA